A stretch of the Bubalus kerabau isolate K-KA32 ecotype Philippines breed swamp buffalo chromosome 11, PCC_UOA_SB_1v2, whole genome shotgun sequence genome encodes the following:
- the B3GNT2 gene encoding N-acetyllactosaminide beta-1,3-N-acetylglucosaminyltransferase 2 gives MSVGRRRIKLLGILMMVNVFIYLIVEVSKSSSQEKNGKGEVIIPKERFWKISDLPQAYWNKEQEKLNRRFNPILNTLANQTGEASGFSNISHLNYCEPDLRVMSVVSGFDSLPDRFKDFLLYLRCRNYSLLIDQPDKCAKKPFLLLAIKSLTSHFDRRQAIRESWGKETHVGNQTVVRVFLLGQTPAEDNHPDLSDMLKFESEKHQDILLWNYRDTFFNLSLKEVLFLRWVSTSCPNAEFVFKGDDDVFVNTHHLLNYLNSLSGNKAKDLFIGDVIHNAGPHRDKKLKYYIPEVVYTGVYPPYAGGGGFLYSGHLALRLYNVTDRVLLYPIDDVYTGMCLQKLGLAPERHKGFRTFDIEEKSRSNICSYVDLMLVHSRKPQEMIDIWSRLQSAHLKC, from the coding sequence ATGAGTGTTGGACGTCGAAGAATAAAGTTGTTGGGAATCCTGATGATGGtaaatgtcttcatttatttgatcGTGGAAGTCTCCAAAAGCAGTagccaagaaaaaaatggaaaggggGAAGTAATAATACCCAAAGAAAGGTTCTGGAAGATCTCTGACCTTCCTCAGGCATATTGGAACAAGGAACAAGAAAAGCTGAACAGGAGGTTCAATCCCATTTTGAACACGTTAGCCAACCAGACAGGAGAAGCATCCGGATTCTCCAATATAAGCCATCTCAATTACTGTGAACCTGACCTGAGGGTCATGTCAGTGGTTTCAGGTTTCGACAGTTTGCCAGACAGATTTAAAGATTTTCTGCTATATTTGAGATGTCGAAATTATTCATTGCTCATAGACCAACCAGATAAGTGTGCAAAGAAGCCCTTCTTATTGCTGGCGATTAAGTCCCTAACTTCACATTTCGATAGAAGGCAAGCGATTCGGGAATCTTGGGGCAAAGAAACCCATGTGGGGAACCAAACAGTGGTGCGAGTCTTCTTACTGGGCCAGACCCCCGCAGAGGACAACCATCCTGACCTTTCAGATATGCTGAAATTTGAGAGTGAGAAGCACCAAGACATTCTTTTGTGGAACTACAGAGATACATTCTTCAACTTGTCTCTGAAAGAAGTACTCTTTCTCAGGTGGGTGAGCACTTCCTGCCCAAATGCCGAGTTCGTGTTCAAGGGCGATGATGATGTTTTTGTGAACACCCATCATCTCCTGAATTACTTGAATAGCTTATCCGGGAACAAAGCCAAAGATTTGTTTATTGGTGACGTGATTCATAATGCTGGACCTCATCGGGATAAGAAACTCAAGTACTACATCCCGGAAGTTGTTTACACTGGCGTCTACCCGCCTTATGCAGGAGGAGGCGGATTCCTCTACTCCGGCCACCTGGCCCTGAGACTGTACAATGTGACTGACCGGGTCCTTCTCTACCCCATTGATGATGTTTATACTGGAATGTGCCTTCAGAAACTCGGCCTTGCTCCAGAGAGACACAAAGGCTTCAGGACATTTGATAtagaagagaaaagcaggagTAACATTTGTTCCTATGTAGATTTGATGTTGGTACATAGTAGAAAACCTCAAGAGATGATTGATATTTGGTCTCGGTTGCAGAGTGctcatttaaaatgctga
- the LOC129623828 gene encoding cyclin-K-like codes for MQPRSPAPAPPSRSCSRTRYGRAGVHASPPQAGPAPSSLWFPVSPPRDPPLSLHHPLPRGCRLRTGAPAEESDSRCLPAASWRPGPLPRTPPPPPPATFLVLEEEVNETRGSVSFEPLASFHFSPPRTREHPPSSPLHPNFRGSPCRGDAGVGKGGRQRPWRPHLGCTGVLGRGPCLISRCTPAPHPRTALPPVPHGEIRCSESREQSLPTPIHPPRPTSGSLKAGFCET; via the coding sequence ATGCAGCCGCGatctcccgcccccgccccgccgagCAGGAGCTGCTCCCGGACAAGGTATGGCCGGGCGGGTGTGCACGCCTCACCTCCGCAGGCCGGCCCCGCGCCGTCTTCTCTGTGGTTCCCGGTTTCCCCGCCACGggaccctcctctctccctccaccaTCCGCTTCCTCGAGGGTGCCGGCTTCGTACCGGCGCCCCAGCGGAGGAATCAGACTCTAGGTGTCTTCCTGCCGCATCTTGGCGTCCGGGTCCTCTCCctcgcacccccccccccccacctcccgctACCTTCCTGGTCCTAGAGGAAGAGGTTAACGAAACCCGCGGTAGCGTGTCTTTCGAGCCTCTTGCCTCATTCCACTTCTCCCCTCCTAGGACTCGGGAAcatcccccctcctccccgcTGCACCCCAACTTCCGGGGGAGCCCTTGCCGGGGTGATGCAGGCGTTGGGAAAGGGGGGCGTCAGAGGCCCTGGCGTCCTCATCTGGGTTGCACAGGTGTTTTGGGGAGGGGGCCCTGCTTGATCTCACGCTGCACCCCCGCACCCCACCCTCGTACTGCGCTGCCTCCGGTGCCGCATGGGGAGATCAGGTGTTCCGAGAGCCGCGAGCAGtcgctccccacccccatccacccGCCACGGCCAACCTCTGGGTCCCTAAAGGCTGGTTTCTGTGAAACTTAG